A window of the Thalassospira sp. TSL5-1 genome harbors these coding sequences:
- a CDS encoding CoA-transferase subunit beta — protein MTDYNSTEMMTVTAARALKNEDVCFVGIGMPSAACNLARLTHAPDITLIYESGTIGTKPDVLPLSIGDGELCETAMNTVPVTEMFRYWLQGGKISVGFLGAAQLDKFGNINTTVIGDYDNPKVRLPGGGGAPEIATSCGEIFLVMKQSKRGFVEKIDFVTSLGYGKGGDDRASYGVTTKGPSRLITDLCIMEPHPTDKHFIVTSIHPGVSRDDIVAATGWEVEFADKIAETPVPSDRELQVLRDLHARTNAAHEGH, from the coding sequence ATGACGGATTATAATTCGACAGAAATGATGACGGTCACCGCCGCGCGCGCCCTTAAAAACGAGGATGTCTGTTTTGTCGGTATTGGGATGCCGTCGGCGGCGTGCAACCTGGCGCGACTGACCCACGCGCCAGACATCACCCTGATTTATGAAAGCGGCACCATCGGCACCAAGCCCGATGTTCTGCCTTTGTCGATTGGTGACGGGGAATTGTGCGAAACGGCCATGAATACCGTGCCGGTCACGGAAATGTTCCGTTACTGGTTGCAGGGGGGTAAAATATCGGTGGGTTTCTTGGGCGCAGCCCAGCTTGATAAATTTGGCAATATCAACACCACCGTGATTGGCGATTACGATAACCCGAAAGTACGCCTGCCAGGCGGCGGCGGGGCACCGGAAATTGCCACCAGTTGCGGCGAGATTTTTCTCGTCATGAAGCAAAGCAAACGCGGCTTTGTAGAAAAAATCGACTTTGTTACCTCGCTTGGCTATGGCAAGGGCGGTGATGATCGGGCAAGCTATGGTGTCACCACCAAGGGGCCATCGCGCCTGATAACCGATTTGTGCATCATGGAACCGCATCCGACCGACAAGCATTTCATCGTGACATCCATTCATCCCGGTGTCAGCCGCGACGATATTGTCGCCGCAACCGGTTGGGAGGTTGAATTTGCCGATAAGATTGCCGAAACCCCGGTACCATCGGACCGTGAATTGCAGGTTCTGCGTGATTTGCATGCCCGCACCAACGCCGCACACGAGGGC
- a CDS encoding CoA transferase subunit A has protein sequence MVAQFMSLKDAIATCVQDGDTVAMEGFTHLIPHAAGHEIIRQKKRDLTLIRMTPDMIYDQLIGAGCAKKLMFSWGGNPGVGSLHRLRDAIENSWPCALEIEEHSHAAMANAYDAGAAGLPCAVFKGYRGAELPRVNPNIKFIECPFTGERLAAVPAIRPDVAVVHAQKANRKGDILFEGIVGVQKEAVLAARKSIITVEEIVDDFNDVPFNAVMLPNWAVTAVVHVPGGAHPSYAQGYYKRDNAFYKAWDNIAKDRDSFNDWLDQHVFNGGPEDFATRLKAQHSKAEA, from the coding sequence GTGGTTGCACAATTTATGTCTTTGAAAGACGCCATTGCGACCTGTGTTCAGGATGGGGATACGGTTGCGATGGAGGGTTTTACTCACCTGATCCCGCATGCTGCCGGGCACGAGATTATTCGCCAGAAAAAACGTGATCTAACGCTGATCCGTATGACGCCGGATATGATTTACGACCAGTTGATTGGTGCCGGATGCGCCAAAAAGCTGATGTTTTCATGGGGCGGTAATCCGGGGGTTGGCTCGCTACATCGTTTGCGAGATGCGATTGAAAATAGTTGGCCCTGCGCCCTTGAGATCGAAGAACACAGCCATGCTGCCATGGCAAATGCCTATGATGCCGGGGCGGCGGGCCTGCCTTGCGCGGTGTTCAAGGGCTATCGCGGGGCGGAATTGCCGCGTGTGAACCCCAACATCAAATTCATTGAATGCCCCTTTACTGGCGAACGTTTGGCAGCTGTTCCGGCCATTCGCCCGGATGTGGCGGTGGTGCATGCGCAAAAGGCGAACCGTAAGGGCGATATCCTGTTTGAAGGCATTGTTGGCGTGCAAAAGGAAGCCGTTTTGGCCGCCCGCAAGTCCATCATCACGGTCGAAGAAATTGTGGATGATTTCAATGATGTACCCTTTAACGCGGTGATGTTGCCCAACTGGGCGGTAACAGCGGTGGTGCATGTCCCTGGTGGTGCACATCCATCCTATGCGCAGGGCTATTACAAACGTGATAACGCCTTTTACAAGGCCTGGGACAATATCGCCAAAGACCGTGACAGTTTTAATGATTGGCTGGACCAGCATGTGTTTAATGGTGGCCCCGAAGATTTTGCAACCCGCCTGAAGGCACAACACAGCAAGGCGGAGGCCTGA
- the pcaG gene encoding protocatechuate 3,4-dioxygenase subunit alpha, which produces MTYGETPSQTVGPYFAYGLTPGQYGYDFSDIANHIVAGPDAKGEHIRIIGQVLDGEGAPVSDAMIEIWQADDEGVYRTDPVSIENTGFRGLGRCGTGTDAQNCFVFETIKPGCVADATAPFINVTVLMRGMLVHAFTRLYFDDEAAANARCPVLRAVPADRRDTLIAKRTDTATGPEYRFDIHMQGDRETVFFDV; this is translated from the coding sequence ATGACATATGGAGAAACCCCGTCGCAAACGGTTGGGCCATATTTCGCCTATGGTCTGACGCCGGGGCAATATGGTTATGATTTTAGCGACATTGCTAACCACATTGTGGCTGGGCCCGATGCCAAAGGCGAACATATTCGCATTATCGGCCAGGTGCTGGACGGCGAGGGTGCGCCGGTATCCGATGCCATGATCGAAATCTGGCAGGCGGACGATGAAGGGGTCTATCGCACCGACCCCGTTAGTATTGAAAATACCGGTTTCCGGGGCCTGGGACGTTGTGGCACCGGAACGGATGCGCAAAACTGCTTTGTTTTTGAAACCATCAAGCCCGGATGTGTTGCCGATGCGACGGCACCTTTCATCAATGTCACGGTGTTGATGCGCGGAATGCTGGTGCATGCCTTTACCCGGCTGTATTTCGACGATGAAGCGGCGGCAAATGCCAGGTGCCCGGTATTGCGGGCCGTCCCGGCGGATCGTCGCGATACCCTGATTGCCAAACGCACAGATACGGCAACGGGGCCGGAATACCGATTTGACATTCATATGCAGGGCGACCGCGAAACCGTGTTTTTCGACGTTTAA
- the pcaH gene encoding protocatechuate 3,4-dioxygenase subunit beta, whose product MSGFKPRDWSCHAPYIAPDYKSTILRGPTKPLVSLAGGISEASGPVFARAAVRDLDWDLTRNGRVNGEPIGERIVVHGKVMDGDGRPVPHTLIEVWQANAAGRYVHKVDQHDAPLDPNFRGSGRCMSDENGNYLFYTVKPGAYPWGNHFNAWRPNHIHLSLFGPGFATRLVTQMYFPGDPLLALDPIFLATPDEAARNRLISKFSIDKTEEGFALGYQFDIVLRGRLATPMED is encoded by the coding sequence ATGAGCGGGTTTAAACCGCGTGACTGGAGTTGCCACGCTCCCTATATCGCACCCGATTACAAATCCACCATTCTGCGCGGGCCGACCAAACCACTGGTATCCCTTGCCGGGGGCATATCCGAAGCCAGCGGCCCGGTTTTTGCCCGTGCCGCCGTTCGGGACCTGGACTGGGATTTAACCCGCAATGGCCGCGTGAATGGTGAGCCGATTGGCGAACGCATTGTTGTGCATGGCAAGGTGATGGACGGGGATGGCCGCCCCGTTCCCCATACCCTGATCGAGGTATGGCAGGCGAATGCGGCGGGGCGTTACGTCCATAAGGTGGACCAGCATGATGCCCCCCTGGACCCGAACTTTCGCGGTTCCGGCCGCTGCATGAGTGACGAGAACGGTAATTACCTTTTCTATACCGTTAAACCGGGCGCTTATCCTTGGGGCAATCATTTCAATGCCTGGCGGCCTAACCATATTCATTTGTCCCTGTTCGGGCCGGGTTTTGCCACCCGGCTGGTGACACAAATGTATTTCCCCGGTGATCCGTTGCTGGCGCTGGACCCGATATTTCTGGCCACACCTGATGAAGCTGCGCGTAACCGGCTGATTTCAAAATTCTCGATCGACAAAACCGAGGAAGGCTTTGCCCTTGGCTATCAGTTTGACATTGTCCTGCGTGGACGCCTTGCCACCCCGATGGAGGATTAA
- the pcaC gene encoding 4-carboxymuconolactone decarboxylase, whose product MTENRFDNGMKTRRSVLGDRHVDRASANITEFDDFFQHYITENVWGTLWTNPALSRRERSIITVSLMAALGHEEELAMHLRATVNTGASRDDIREALMHVAVYAGIPAGNTAFRIAKQVFAELDNQTPDQGETKS is encoded by the coding sequence TTGACTGAAAACCGGTTTGACAACGGGATGAAAACCCGTCGGTCGGTTCTGGGGGATCGCCATGTGGATCGTGCGTCGGCCAACATCACCGAGTTTGATGATTTTTTTCAGCATTATATTACTGAAAATGTCTGGGGGACCTTATGGACCAATCCGGCCTTATCGCGGCGTGAACGCTCGATTATTACCGTGTCACTGATGGCCGCCCTTGGCCATGAAGAAGAACTGGCAATGCACTTGCGGGCCACGGTTAATACCGGTGCCAGCCGGGATGACATTCGCGAAGCCCTGATGCACGTTGCGGTATATGCGGGTATCCCGGCAGGAAATACCGCCTTTCGCATTGCCAAACAGGTTTTTGCCGAATTGGATAATCAAACGCCGGATCAGGGAGAAACAAAATCATGA
- the pcaD gene encoding 3-oxoadipate enol-lactonase has product MTLKVANLNGIHLHYADQGKQDGPVLVFSNSLGTDLRIWDDVVARLSSTCRLITYDKRGHGLSGIGDHPYSIDLHTSDLLALLDHLHIDQAVICGLSVGGMIAQHIAAMAPDRISGLILCDTAPKIGDAAGWNARIDAIEKGGMEAIGDAVIARWLSDDYRATQTAMTALYHAMLVRCPVAGYGGTCAAIRDADLTENTAKLDLPVMCVAGSADLSTPPELVGKMAALIPNAGFTVIEGVGHLPPVETPDQLARIIDTFIRENGLD; this is encoded by the coding sequence ATGACGCTAAAAGTTGCCAACTTGAACGGAATACATCTGCATTATGCCGATCAGGGCAAACAGGATGGGCCTGTTCTGGTTTTTTCAAATTCTCTGGGAACCGACTTACGCATATGGGATGATGTGGTAGCCCGGTTGTCGTCGACCTGTCGCCTGATCACCTATGACAAACGTGGTCATGGTTTGTCTGGCATTGGCGATCACCCCTACAGCATTGATTTGCACACAAGCGACCTTTTGGCGTTGCTGGACCATTTGCATATTGATCAGGCGGTTATTTGTGGTCTTTCGGTTGGCGGGATGATTGCCCAGCACATTGCCGCGATGGCACCGGACCGTATATCGGGCCTGATTTTATGTGATACGGCGCCTAAAATTGGCGATGCGGCTGGCTGGAATGCCCGTATTGATGCCATTGAAAAGGGCGGTATGGAAGCCATTGGCGATGCGGTGATTGCGCGCTGGCTGTCCGATGATTACCGCGCCACACAAACGGCCATGACGGCCCTTTATCATGCCATGCTGGTGCGGTGCCCGGTTGCCGGATATGGCGGTACCTGTGCAGCCATTCGCGATGCAGATTTGACCGAAAATACAGCAAAATTAGACCTGCCGGTCATGTGTGTTGCGGGATCGGCTGATTTGTCCACCCCGCCCGAACTGGTTGGCAAAATGGCGGCGCTTATTCCCAATGCCGGTTTCACCGTAATCGAGGGTGTTGGCCATCTTCCGCCGGTCGAAACCCCGGATCAGCTGGCCCGGATCATCGACACTTTTATCAGGGAGAACGGCCTTGACTGA
- the pcaQ gene encoding pca operon transcription factor PcaQ: MLDHRIKFRHLTCFLEVARQRSVVKAADTLAITQPAVSKTLRELEEHLDARLFDRSKRGVALTDYGKVFLRYAGASVTALRQGVDSISQVRAQGGLTITIGVLPTVAATIVPAALKRFKALGNNTTIRVITGLNTILLGQLRVGELDLVIGRLAEPDQMSGLSFIHLYSEQISLVVRPGHPLLDDKSPDLTKIRDYTVLIPTPTAIIRSAVDRLLIAHGIGALPDRIETVSTTFGRAFTRESDAVWIISNGVIATDLAEGVLVKLPFDTSDTFGPVGLTTRVDAPSSPPVEMLINVIREETARYLGTRTN; the protein is encoded by the coding sequence ATGCTTGATCATCGCATTAAATTCCGTCACCTGACCTGTTTTCTGGAAGTTGCGCGCCAGCGAAGCGTGGTCAAAGCGGCCGATACATTGGCGATTACCCAGCCCGCCGTTTCCAAAACCCTGCGCGAACTGGAAGAACATCTTGATGCCCGCCTGTTTGACAGATCAAAGCGCGGCGTTGCCCTAACCGATTATGGCAAGGTCTTTTTGCGCTATGCCGGGGCCAGTGTTACCGCACTGCGCCAGGGTGTGGACAGCATAAGCCAGGTTCGTGCCCAGGGCGGGCTGACCATTACAATTGGTGTGCTGCCCACCGTTGCGGCAACCATCGTGCCTGCGGCCTTAAAACGGTTTAAGGCGCTGGGCAACAATACCACCATTCGCGTTATTACCGGCCTTAACACAATTTTGCTGGGGCAATTACGTGTTGGTGAACTGGACCTGGTCATTGGCCGCCTGGCCGAGCCTGATCAAATGTCGGGCCTGTCTTTCATTCATCTTTATTCAGAACAGATTTCGCTGGTCGTGCGCCCCGGGCACCCTTTGCTTGATGATAAAAGCCCGGATTTAACGAAAATTCGCGACTACACCGTTCTGATCCCCACCCCGACGGCCATCATTCGATCTGCTGTTGATCGCCTGCTAATCGCGCATGGCATCGGGGCACTGCCCGATCGCATTGAAACCGTCTCGACCACCTTTGGGCGTGCCTTTACCCGTGAAAGTGATGCAGTCTGGATTATTTCAAACGGGGTCATCGCAACTGATCTGGCCGAGGGTGTGCTCGTCAAGTTGCCCTTTGATACCAGCGATACATTCGGCCCGGTTGGATTGACCACCCGGGTTGATGCCCCGTCCTCGCCCCCCGTTGAAATGCTGATCAATGTCATCCGCGAGGAAACGGCCCGATATCTCGGCACCCGCACCAACTAA